In Herbaspirillum sp. WKF16, one genomic interval encodes:
- a CDS encoding alpha/beta fold hydrolase — protein MNARIDPASLADPDLRFASTLSGGRIPFVAKGEGEPLLFIHGSLCDYRYWSGQLAVLSRSFHCISLSLSHYWPLADSATLGKFSWRAHVEEVAEFIAALGTGPVHLVGHSRGGCIAFHLAHEYPHLVKSLTLADPGGALHAGDDALPAATVALRARVAELIEGGAIDAGLEMFVDSVSMPGVWSKSPAGFRTMATDNAATLPKQFPDALPVYTREQAVKLRCKVLLVEGEKSPRMYRDNVAALAGWIPGAQVREVTGASHGMNVTHPAAFNRALQGFIAQA, from the coding sequence ATGAACGCACGCATCGACCCCGCCAGCCTCGCAGACCCCGACCTGCGCTTCGCCTCGACCCTCTCGGGCGGGCGTATTCCCTTCGTGGCGAAGGGCGAGGGCGAACCGCTGCTGTTCATCCACGGCTCGCTGTGCGACTACCGTTACTGGAGCGGCCAACTGGCCGTGCTGTCGCGTTCCTTCCACTGCATCTCCCTGAGCCTGAGCCACTACTGGCCCCTGGCCGACAGCGCCACGCTGGGCAAATTCTCCTGGCGCGCGCATGTGGAGGAGGTGGCCGAGTTCATCGCCGCGCTGGGCACGGGCCCGGTTCACCTGGTCGGCCACTCGCGCGGCGGCTGCATCGCCTTCCACCTGGCGCATGAATATCCGCACCTGGTGAAGTCGCTCACCCTGGCCGACCCGGGCGGCGCGCTGCATGCCGGCGACGATGCCTTGCCGGCCGCCACGGTGGCGCTGCGCGCCAGGGTGGCTGAGCTGATCGAAGGCGGCGCCATCGACGCCGGCCTGGAGATGTTCGTGGATTCGGTCAGCATGCCCGGCGTCTGGAGCAAGAGCCCGGCGGGCTTTCGCACCATGGCTACCGACAATGCGGCCACGCTGCCCAAGCAGTTTCCCGACGCCTTGCCGGTCTACACGCGTGAGCAGGCGGTGAAGCTGCGCTGCAAGGTGCTGCTGGTGGAAGGGGAGAAGAGCCCGCGCATGTATCGCGACAACGTCGCAGCCCTGGCCGGCTGGATCCCCGGCGCGCAGGTGCGCGAGGTCACCGGCGCGTCGCATGGCATGAACGTCACCCACCCGGCGGCATTCAATCGCGCGCTGCAGGGCTTCATCGCCCAGGCCTGA
- a CDS encoding LacI family DNA-binding transcriptional regulator — protein sequence MSTIKDVARLAGVSYTTVSHVLNETRPVSEQARERVLRAVEELAYVPSALARSLKSKVTGSIGLIIPNNTNPYFSELARGIEDYCYEAGYSVILCNSDDDPDKQRDYLQVLQTKRCDGLIIATLTQTDLKPMGRLEIPTVLLDRAPKEMDIDLVSTDNVLGGQLAARHLLALGRRRVACIAGPLGLALSDERVEGLRATLREGGRKLAAPDLLHADFSSSGGYHAAMQLLQRPARPDAVFCCNDMMAIGVLRAAGELQIEVPGELSVVGFDDIELAQFVHPPLTTVAQNTRRLGNLTAQFLLERIADPTLPARRETVAPQLQTRGSTAPYRNQGKT from the coding sequence ATGTCAACCATCAAGGACGTCGCCAGGCTGGCCGGAGTGTCTTACACCACGGTCTCCCATGTGCTCAACGAAACCCGCCCGGTCAGCGAGCAGGCGCGCGAGCGCGTGCTGCGCGCGGTCGAGGAGCTGGCCTACGTGCCCAGCGCGCTGGCGCGTTCGTTGAAGAGCAAGGTGACCGGCAGCATCGGCCTGATCATCCCCAACAATACCAACCCGTATTTCTCGGAGCTGGCGCGCGGCATCGAGGACTACTGCTACGAGGCCGGCTACAGCGTCATCCTGTGCAACTCGGACGACGATCCGGACAAGCAGCGCGACTACCTGCAGGTGCTGCAGACCAAGCGCTGCGACGGCCTGATCATCGCCACGCTGACCCAGACCGACCTGAAGCCCATGGGTCGGCTGGAAATCCCCACCGTGCTGCTGGACCGCGCGCCCAAGGAAATGGACATCGACCTGGTCAGCACCGACAACGTGCTGGGCGGGCAATTGGCGGCGCGCCACCTGCTGGCGCTCGGGCGCCGCCGCGTGGCCTGCATCGCCGGCCCGCTGGGGCTGGCGCTGTCGGATGAACGGGTCGAGGGCCTGCGCGCGACGCTGCGCGAGGGCGGCCGGAAGCTGGCCGCGCCCGACCTGCTGCATGCCGACTTCAGCAGCAGTGGCGGCTACCATGCGGCGATGCAGCTGCTGCAGCGTCCGGCGCGGCCGGACGCCGTGTTCTGCTGCAACGACATGATGGCCATCGGCGTGCTGCGCGCGGCCGGCGAGCTGCAGATCGAGGTGCCGGGCGAACTCTCGGTGGTCGGCTTCGACGATATCGAGCTGGCCCAGTTCGTCCACCCGCCGCTCACCACGGTGGCGCAGAACACGCGCCGCCTGGGCAACCTGACCGCGCAGTTCCTGCTGGAACGCATTGCCGACCCGACGCTGCCGGCGCGGCGCGAGACGGTGGCGCCGCAATTGCAAACGCGGGGCTCCACGGCCCCTTACCGGAACCAAGGCAAAACATGA
- a CDS encoding LysR family transcriptional regulator, with protein sequence MKALDLDVLAMIVAVADTGNISRAAELVHRTQSAVSMQIKTLELALGKQLFVRKPRSVIPTQDGEVLLTYARRMLTLRDEAWAAVVRPDVTGRVVIGVPDDYASSLFPSILKKFSATYPKVEIQVVGLPSLALAPMVKDGTVDLVCATRVKGISGEFIRFEPMVWATVPSASDIWRERPLPIAVFLPGSVARENAIRSLEQARIGYRTSYESPSLMGLLSMVEAGLAVAPLARCAVPRHFTLLDQAHGLPDIAPLEVVLARSAKSKRPPCDFLAEKIMSELRR encoded by the coding sequence ATGAAAGCCCTCGACCTGGATGTGCTAGCCATGATCGTGGCGGTTGCCGATACCGGCAACATCAGCCGCGCGGCCGAACTGGTGCATCGCACGCAATCCGCGGTGAGCATGCAGATCAAGACGCTGGAGCTGGCGCTGGGCAAGCAATTGTTCGTACGCAAGCCGAGAAGCGTCATCCCGACCCAGGATGGCGAGGTCTTGCTGACCTATGCGCGGCGCATGCTGACCCTGCGCGACGAGGCCTGGGCCGCGGTGGTGCGCCCGGACGTGACGGGCCGCGTGGTGATCGGCGTGCCGGACGACTACGCCTCGTCGCTGTTCCCGTCCATCCTGAAGAAATTCTCGGCCACCTATCCGAAGGTGGAGATCCAGGTGGTCGGCCTGCCCAGCCTGGCGCTGGCGCCGATGGTCAAGGACGGCACGGTGGACCTGGTGTGCGCCACGCGCGTCAAGGGGATTTCGGGGGAGTTCATCCGCTTCGAACCGATGGTCTGGGCCACGGTGCCGAGCGCCAGCGACATCTGGCGCGAACGGCCGCTGCCGATCGCGGTGTTCCTGCCCGGCAGCGTGGCCAGGGAAAACGCCATCCGCAGCCTGGAGCAGGCCAGGATCGGCTACCGCACGTCCTATGAAAGCCCCAGCCTGATGGGACTCCTGAGCATGGTGGAGGCGGGTCTCGCGGTGGCGCCGCTGGCGCGCTGCGCGGTGCCGCGCCATTTCACGCTGCTGGACCAGGCGCACGGCCTGCCCGACATCGCGCCGCTGGAAGTGGTGCTGGCGCGCAGCGCGAAATCCAAACGCCCGCCCTGCGACTTCCTGGCCGAGAAGATCATGTCCGAACTGCGGCGCTGA
- a CDS encoding LysR family transcriptional regulator, with the protein MSEPDLNLLIALDALLTEESVARAARRLRLSASAMSRTLARLREETGDPLLVRAGRRMVLTPCAEGLRERARNAVHEARSLLRPATPEPDLSSLQRTFTIRANDGFIETFGARLIGAVHAEAPLLRLCFAPKLEKSPRFLREGTADLEIGVVGDMGPEVRIQALYRDRFVGVVRRGHPLAGARKVTVERYLAFGHVVVSRHGESHGPVDEALAARGLERSVAALVPSFPSALAVARASDLVALVPASFLDVPPERQKDARSPATFAFDLPLATAPITISLMWHPRLEQDPVHRWLREVVRRVCGAPRTARK; encoded by the coding sequence ATGAGCGAACCCGACCTGAACCTGCTGATCGCGCTGGATGCGCTGCTGACCGAGGAAAGCGTGGCCAGGGCGGCGCGCCGGCTGCGCCTGTCGGCCTCGGCCATGAGCCGCACGCTGGCGCGCCTGCGCGAGGAAACCGGCGATCCCCTGCTGGTTCGGGCCGGCCGCCGCATGGTGCTCACGCCCTGCGCCGAAGGCTTGCGCGAGCGCGCCAGGAACGCGGTGCACGAGGCCCGCTCGCTGCTGCGCCCGGCTACGCCCGAACCCGACCTGTCGAGCCTGCAGCGCACCTTCACGATCCGCGCCAACGACGGCTTCATCGAGACCTTCGGCGCCCGCCTGATCGGCGCGGTGCATGCCGAGGCGCCGCTGCTGCGGCTGTGCTTCGCGCCCAAGCTGGAAAAGTCGCCGCGCTTCCTGCGCGAGGGCACCGCAGACCTCGAGATCGGCGTGGTGGGAGACATGGGGCCCGAAGTGCGCATCCAGGCGTTGTATCGCGACCGCTTCGTCGGCGTGGTGCGCCGGGGCCATCCGCTGGCCGGCGCGCGCAAGGTCACGGTGGAGCGCTACCTGGCCTTCGGCCACGTGGTGGTGTCGCGCCATGGCGAAAGCCATGGGCCGGTGGATGAAGCGCTGGCCGCGCGCGGCCTGGAGCGCAGCGTGGCGGCGCTGGTGCCGAGCTTCCCGAGCGCGCTGGCGGTGGCACGCGCCTCCGACCTGGTCGCGCTGGTGCCGGCCTCCTTCCTCGACGTGCCGCCGGAGCGCCAGAAGGATGCGCGTTCGCCGGCCACCTTCGCCTTCGACCTGCCGCTGGCGACGGCGCCGATCACCATTTCGCTGATGTGGCACCCGCGGCTGGAACAGGATCCGGTGCACCGCTGGCTGCGCGAGGTGGTGCGCCGGGTGTGCGGCGCGCCGCGCACGGCGCGCAAATGA
- the rbsD gene encoding D-ribose pyranase: MKKTLLLNAALSQVIAAMGHGDTIVIGDAGLPAPAGVPVIDLAVTRGLPDFMSVLKAVLSELEVEHHLLATELDERSPQLAAQIKALGLASRRLVPHEDFKERTRNARAFVRTGECTPYANIILASGVVF; encoded by the coding sequence ATGAAAAAGACCCTGCTGCTCAACGCCGCCCTCTCGCAAGTCATCGCCGCGATGGGCCATGGCGACACCATCGTCATCGGCGATGCCGGCTTGCCGGCGCCGGCGGGCGTGCCGGTGATCGACCTTGCCGTCACGCGCGGCCTGCCGGATTTCATGAGCGTGCTCAAGGCGGTGTTGAGCGAGCTGGAAGTGGAGCACCACCTGCTGGCCACCGAACTGGACGAGCGCAGCCCGCAGCTGGCGGCGCAGATCAAGGCGCTGGGCCTGGCCTCGCGCCGGCTGGTGCCGCACGAGGACTTCAAGGAGCGCACGCGCAATGCGCGCGCCTTCGTGCGCACCGGCGAATGCACGCCCTACGCCAACATCATCCTGGCCTCGGGCGTGGTGTTCTGA
- the rbsK gene encoding ribokinase has product MIVIIGSVNMDLVLRVPRMPAPGETLAGEKFMTIPGGKGANQAVACARLSAGGARVAMVACVGGDAFGRQMRASLVANGIDDVCVDTIDGEATGIASIMVDRDGQNSIVLAAGANGRLDVEHIERARALIASASIVLLQLEVPIPTVLHAVEAAHALGKTVVLNPAPAQALPRELLQKIDYLILNEIEAAMLAEEQSDDIPQLADKLHRLGARNVVVTLGEKGVYGSFGKAGKRHQEARRVKAVDTTAAGDTFIGGFIAALEEGRGEFEAIAYGQAAAALSVTRAGAQTSIPMRDEVIL; this is encoded by the coding sequence ATGATCGTCATCATCGGCAGCGTGAACATGGACCTGGTGCTGCGCGTGCCGCGCATGCCCGCGCCGGGGGAAACCCTGGCCGGGGAAAAGTTCATGACCATCCCCGGCGGCAAGGGCGCCAACCAGGCGGTGGCCTGCGCGCGGCTGTCGGCCGGCGGCGCGCGCGTGGCCATGGTGGCCTGCGTCGGCGGCGACGCCTTCGGCCGCCAGATGCGTGCGTCTCTCGTCGCCAACGGCATCGACGATGTCTGCGTCGACACCATCGACGGCGAGGCCACCGGCATCGCCTCCATCATGGTCGACCGCGACGGCCAGAACAGCATCGTGCTGGCGGCCGGCGCCAACGGCCGGCTCGACGTCGAGCACATCGAGCGCGCCCGCGCGCTGATCGCGTCGGCGTCGATCGTGCTGCTGCAGCTGGAGGTGCCGATCCCGACGGTGCTGCACGCGGTCGAAGCGGCGCATGCGCTGGGCAAGACGGTGGTGCTCAACCCGGCCCCGGCGCAGGCCTTGCCGCGCGAGTTGCTGCAAAAGATCGACTACCTGATCTTGAACGAGATCGAGGCCGCGATGCTGGCCGAAGAACAGTCCGACGACATTCCCCAGCTGGCCGACAAGCTGCATCGCCTGGGCGCGCGCAACGTGGTGGTGACGCTGGGCGAGAAGGGCGTGTACGGCTCCTTTGGGAAAGCGGGCAAGCGCCACCAGGAGGCCAGGCGGGTCAAGGCGGTCGACACCACCGCCGCCGGCGACACCTTCATCGGCGGCTTCATCGCCGCGCTGGAAGAGGGGCGCGGCGAGTTCGAGGCGATCGCCTACGGCCAGGCCGCCGCCGCGCTGAGCGTCACGCGCGCCGGCGCCCAGACCTCGATCCCGATGCGCGACGAAGTCATCCTCTGA
- a CDS encoding TetR/AcrR family transcriptional regulator, whose product MVNTASTSSTADNILRCAQSLIVAGGYNGFSYADIAKVIGIRNASIHHHFPSKAELVRTLVARYREEAQAGIAGMERQVPQPLEQLRGYIAYWEACIGDPASSFCLCALLAIEMPVLPPEIALEVKAYFRTLSGWLTAVLERGASEGALQLSGPAQIEAEIFMAVVHGAMLSARAYGDAGMFGSIVNPLLARFARPA is encoded by the coding sequence ATGGTCAACACTGCAAGCACTTCCAGCACCGCCGACAACATCCTGCGCTGCGCGCAATCGCTGATCGTGGCCGGCGGCTACAACGGCTTCAGCTACGCCGACATCGCCAAGGTGATCGGCATCCGCAACGCCAGCATCCACCACCACTTCCCCAGCAAGGCGGAACTGGTGCGCACGCTGGTGGCGCGCTACCGCGAGGAGGCGCAGGCCGGCATCGCGGGGATGGAGCGGCAGGTGCCGCAGCCGCTGGAACAGCTGCGCGGTTATATCGCTTATTGGGAGGCCTGCATCGGCGACCCGGCCTCCTCGTTCTGCCTGTGCGCCTTGCTGGCTATCGAGATGCCGGTCTTGCCGCCGGAGATCGCGCTCGAGGTAAAGGCCTATTTCCGCACGCTGTCGGGGTGGCTCACGGCGGTGCTGGAGCGCGGCGCCAGCGAGGGCGCATTGCAACTGAGCGGGCCCGCGCAGATCGAGGCCGAGATCTTCATGGCAGTAGTCCACGGCGCGATGCTGTCGGCGCGCGCGTATGGCGACGCCGGGATGTTCGGTTCCATCGTCAATCCCTTGCTGGCGCGCTTCGCGCGGCCGGCCTGA
- a CDS encoding MFS transporter: MELFSDKPGDEGLPGAERRLAMIAVMITTTMAVFDGTIVNVALPQITRALDTTVGTAIWVSNAYLLSTAMTLAAFASLSGRVGFRAQFSAGLAVFTLASLGCALSQSAGMLIAMRVLQGVGGAAMLSIAPAIHRTVFPSRLLGRILGLNAVLVAASTAVGPALGGTLLAALSWPWLFAINVPLGLGAMALSLRAIPGRRVRKEAPFDVAGAVLSALAMGAMIMAADSCSQLAHHGQEREAMLTALAYALAALLCGAAFVKVQRRAREPLLPLDIFSSARFSLAALTSLASFVGQGIAFVALPFLFQNAYGYSAFGSALLFTPWPIGIVLVAPHAGRLADRYPAALLSTAGLAVFAVGLALLALLPDQAQAWDIGWRALVCGMGFGFFQSPNNREMLGSVSRERSGNASGVLAIMRTFGQCLGAAFLGIILSMYATAALSHGQAQMSAAQDAAAIRLALWVAVAATAVATLVSFSRIGKLRVARP; the protein is encoded by the coding sequence ATGGAATTGTTTTCCGACAAGCCGGGCGACGAGGGCCTGCCGGGCGCCGAGCGGCGACTGGCCATGATCGCCGTGATGATCACCACCACCATGGCGGTGTTCGACGGCACCATCGTCAACGTCGCGCTGCCGCAGATCACGCGCGCGCTGGACACCACGGTCGGCACCGCCATCTGGGTCTCCAACGCCTACCTGCTGTCCACCGCGATGACGCTGGCGGCCTTCGCCTCGCTGTCGGGCCGGGTGGGATTCCGCGCCCAGTTCAGCGCCGGGCTGGCGGTATTCACGCTGGCCTCGCTGGGGTGCGCGCTGTCGCAGTCGGCCGGCATGCTGATCGCCATGCGCGTGCTGCAGGGCGTCGGCGGCGCCGCGATGTTGAGCATCGCGCCGGCGATCCACCGCACCGTCTTTCCCAGCCGGCTGCTGGGGCGCATCCTCGGCCTGAACGCGGTGCTGGTCGCCGCCAGCACGGCGGTCGGCCCGGCGCTGGGCGGCACCTTGCTGGCGGCGCTGAGTTGGCCCTGGCTGTTCGCCATCAACGTGCCGCTGGGCCTGGGGGCGATGGCGCTCTCGCTGCGCGCGATTCCCGGCCGGCGCGTGCGCAAGGAGGCGCCCTTCGACGTCGCCGGCGCGGTGCTGTCGGCGCTGGCGATGGGCGCCATGATCATGGCGGCGGACTCCTGTTCGCAGCTGGCCCATCACGGGCAGGAGCGGGAAGCCATGCTGACCGCGCTGGCCTATGCCCTGGCCGCGCTGCTGTGCGGAGCGGCCTTCGTCAAGGTGCAGCGGCGCGCGCGCGAACCCCTGCTGCCGCTGGACATCTTTTCATCCGCGCGCTTCTCGCTGGCGGCGCTGACCTCGCTGGCTTCCTTCGTGGGGCAGGGCATCGCTTTCGTGGCCTTGCCCTTCCTGTTCCAGAACGCCTACGGCTACAGCGCGTTCGGCTCGGCGCTGCTGTTTACGCCCTGGCCGATCGGCATCGTGCTGGTGGCGCCGCATGCCGGCCGCCTGGCCGACCGCTATCCGGCGGCCTTGCTCTCGACCGCGGGGCTGGCGGTGTTCGCCGTCGGGCTGGCCTTGCTGGCGCTGTTGCCCGACCAGGCGCAAGCCTGGGACATCGGCTGGCGCGCGCTGGTGTGCGGCATGGGTTTCGGTTTCTTCCAGAGTCCCAACAACCGCGAGATGCTGGGCAGCGTCTCGCGCGAGCGCAGCGGCAATGCTTCCGGCGTGCTGGCCATCATGCGCACCTTCGGCCAATGCCTGGGCGCGGCCTTCCTGGGGATCATCCTGTCGATGTACGCGACGGCGGCGCTGTCGCACGGCCAGGCGCAGATGAGCGCGGCGCAAGACGCGGCCGCCATCAGGCTGGCCTTGTGGGTCGCGGTGGCGGCCACGGCGGTGGCCACGCTGGTCAGCTTCAGCCGCATCGGCAAGCTGCGCGTGGCCCGGCCCTAG
- a CDS encoding CHRD domain-containing protein, which produces MTGTRIIQRALLAAVLSSGSSAMAQTASVELKGSSEVPANPSAASGKGSISVAADKSVSGSISTTGIEGRVAHIHTGAAGANGPVIVPLAKDGDNGWTVPAGAKLTDEQYAAYVAGTLYVNVHSATYPGGEIRGQLSPK; this is translated from the coding sequence ATGACCGGAACCAGGATCATCCAGCGCGCCTTGCTGGCGGCAGTACTGTCGAGCGGCTCGTCGGCGATGGCGCAGACCGCCAGCGTCGAACTCAAGGGAAGCAGCGAGGTGCCGGCCAATCCGTCGGCCGCCTCCGGCAAGGGCAGCATCAGCGTGGCGGCCGACAAGAGCGTCAGCGGCAGCATCTCGACCACCGGCATCGAGGGCCGGGTGGCGCACATCCATACCGGCGCGGCCGGGGCCAACGGCCCGGTGATCGTGCCGCTCGCCAAGGACGGCGACAACGGCTGGACGGTGCCGGCCGGCGCCAAATTGACCGATGAGCAATATGCGGCGTATGTGGCCGGCACGCTCTACGTCAACGTGCACAGCGCCACCTATCCGGGTGGCGAGATCCGCGGGCAGCTGTCGCCCAAGTAA
- a CDS encoding ROK family protein: protein MTRWHNRGTEDLDVLQTIFWSAGASRHALAQRLAYSKSKANAMVAALLDEGLLDEVGLQESSGGRRAETLRLSETLGVVIGADLGASSMQVAIMRPDMTLLARHRESIDVRQGPGVILARLRGLMRELMARCALPASQVIAIGVGVPGPVDFTSGQLVNPPLMPDWDGFSIRDYLREAFAAPVFVDNDVNLMALGEMYRLQRKLPNFLVIKVGTGIGCGIVCHGQVYRGANGSAGDVGHICVDQSGPRCHCGNQGCVEAMAAAPAMARMATEAAQRGESAALAERLQAAGVLTPEDVAQASRTGDVAANAIIQRAGNLVGQMLASVVNFFNPSHVFIAGRVTDMGPLFLASVRQSVYHRSLALSTRHLEIQYAPLAEDAGVVGAGVLAMQESMAVAGGSAP from the coding sequence TTGACACGCTGGCATAACCGCGGGACGGAGGATCTCGACGTCTTGCAGACCATCTTCTGGTCTGCCGGCGCCTCGCGCCATGCGCTGGCGCAGCGGCTGGCCTACTCCAAGAGCAAGGCCAACGCGATGGTGGCGGCGCTGCTCGACGAAGGGCTGCTCGACGAGGTCGGGCTGCAGGAATCTTCCGGCGGCCGCCGCGCCGAGACCTTGCGCCTGAGCGAGACCCTGGGCGTGGTCATCGGCGCCGACCTCGGCGCCAGCAGCATGCAGGTGGCCATCATGCGGCCCGACATGACCTTGCTGGCGCGCCACCGCGAATCCATCGATGTACGGCAAGGACCGGGCGTGATCCTGGCGCGGCTGCGCGGCCTGATGCGCGAACTGATGGCGCGCTGCGCATTGCCGGCGTCGCAGGTCATCGCCATCGGCGTGGGCGTGCCGGGGCCGGTGGATTTCACCAGCGGCCAGCTGGTCAATCCACCCCTGATGCCCGACTGGGACGGCTTCTCCATCCGCGACTATTTGCGCGAGGCGTTCGCCGCCCCGGTGTTCGTGGACAACGACGTCAACCTGATGGCGCTGGGCGAGATGTACCGGCTGCAGCGCAAGCTGCCCAACTTCCTGGTGATCAAGGTGGGCACCGGCATCGGTTGCGGCATCGTCTGCCACGGCCAGGTGTACCGGGGCGCCAACGGCTCGGCCGGCGACGTCGGCCACATCTGCGTCGATCAGTCCGGCCCGCGTTGCCATTGCGGCAACCAGGGTTGCGTGGAGGCCATGGCGGCCGCCCCGGCGATGGCGCGCATGGCCACCGAGGCGGCGCAGCGCGGCGAAAGCGCGGCGCTGGCCGAACGCCTGCAGGCGGCCGGCGTCCTGACGCCGGAAGACGTGGCCCAGGCCAGCCGCACCGGCGACGTCGCCGCCAATGCCATCATCCAGCGCGCCGGCAACCTGGTCGGTCAGATGCTGGCCTCGGTGGTCAACTTCTTCAATCCCTCGCACGTATTCATCGCCGGCCGGGTCACGGACATGGGGCCGCTGTTCCTGGCCTCGGTGCGCCAGAGCGTGTACCACCGCTCGCTGGCGCTCTCCACCCGCCACCTTGAAATCCAGTACGCGCCGCTGGCCGAGGATGCCGGCGTGGTGGGCGCGGGCGTGCTGGCCATGCAGGAGAGCATGGCGGTGGCCGGCGGGAGCGCGCCATGA
- a CDS encoding sugar ABC transporter ATP-binding protein: protein MSVAVEFRNVSKAFGPVRVLHGVSFALQPGRVYGLLGENGAGKSTLMKILAGYESPSGGEVAIDGAARAPGGGSRAAEAQGIVLIHQEFNLADDLTIAQNIFLGHEIRKGLFLDDRAMREQAGAALAEVGLPLDPDTRVRKLIVAEKQLVEIARALVRNARLLIMDEPTATLTPGETERLFALMAGLKAAGVTIIYISHKLDEVERTTDEVIVMRDGRLVAREPTAALTRRQMANLMVGRELADLFPEKRPAPPGDPAIRVRGLTVPGWAEDVGFEVRRGEILGFAGLVGAGRTELFEGLLGLRPRSAGALELAGRPVQLRSPRDAARHGLTYLSEDRKGKGLHVHFGLRPNLTLMALERYARPWLAPSAEQAALRAAVQEFGIRAGSLEARASSLSGGNQQKLALAKVLHPGPTVLVLDEPTRGVDVGAKREIYHLVQRLAAQGLAVIVISSELMELIGLCHRVAVMRAGRLQATLQEPDLTEEELIVHATGTR from the coding sequence ATGAGCGTGGCCGTCGAATTCCGTAACGTGAGCAAGGCCTTCGGCCCGGTGCGCGTGCTGCACGGCGTGAGTTTCGCGCTGCAGCCGGGGCGGGTGTATGGCTTGCTGGGCGAGAACGGCGCGGGCAAGTCGACCCTGATGAAGATCCTGGCCGGCTATGAAAGCCCCAGCGGCGGCGAGGTCGCGATCGACGGCGCGGCGCGCGCGCCCGGCGGCGGGTCGCGCGCGGCCGAGGCGCAGGGCATCGTGCTGATCCACCAGGAGTTCAACCTGGCCGACGACCTGACCATCGCGCAGAACATTTTCCTCGGGCACGAGATCAGGAAGGGCCTCTTCCTCGACGACCGCGCCATGCGCGAGCAAGCCGGCGCGGCGCTGGCCGAGGTCGGCCTGCCGCTGGATCCCGACACCCGCGTGCGCAAGCTGATCGTGGCCGAGAAGCAGCTGGTGGAGATCGCCCGCGCGCTGGTGCGCAACGCGCGCCTGCTGATCATGGACGAACCCACCGCCACGCTGACGCCGGGCGAGACCGAGCGCCTGTTCGCGCTGATGGCCGGGCTCAAGGCCGCTGGCGTGACCATCATCTACATCTCCCACAAGCTCGATGAAGTGGAGCGCACCACCGACGAGGTGATCGTGATGCGCGACGGCCGGCTGGTCGCGCGCGAGCCCACGGCCGCGCTCACGCGGCGGCAGATGGCCAACCTGATGGTGGGGCGCGAGCTGGCCGACCTGTTCCCCGAAAAACGCCCGGCGCCCCCGGGCGACCCGGCGATCCGGGTGCGCGGCCTCACGGTGCCCGGATGGGCGGAGGATGTCGGTTTCGAGGTGCGGCGCGGCGAGATACTCGGCTTCGCCGGCCTGGTCGGCGCCGGCCGCACCGAATTGTTCGAAGGCTTGCTGGGGCTGCGCCCGCGCAGCGCCGGCGCGCTGGAGCTGGCGGGACGGCCGGTGCAACTGCGCAGTCCGCGCGACGCCGCGCGCCATGGCCTGACCTATCTCAGCGAAGACCGCAAGGGCAAGGGTCTGCACGTGCACTTCGGCTTGCGACCCAATCTCACGCTGATGGCGCTGGAGCGCTACGCCCGGCCATGGCTTGCGCCGTCGGCCGAGCAAGCCGCGCTGCGCGCGGCGGTGCAGGAATTCGGCATACGCGCCGGTTCGCTGGAGGCGCGCGCGTCGTCGCTGTCGGGTGGCAACCAGCAAAAGCTGGCGCTGGCCAAGGTGCTGCACCCCGGTCCCACCGTGCTTGTGCTGGACGAGCCCACGCGCGGCGTGGACGTGGGCGCCAAGCGCGAGATCTACCACCTGGTGCAGCGCTTGGCGGCGCAGGGCCTGGCGGTGATCGTGATTTCATCCGAACTGATGGAGCTGATCGGCCTGTGCCACCGCGTCGCGGTGATGCGCGCCGGCCGCCTGCAGGCCACGCTGCAGGAACCCGACTTGACCGAAGAGGAGTTGATCGTCCATGCCACAGGTACCCGCTGA